One region of Paraburkholderia phymatum STM815 genomic DNA includes:
- a CDS encoding helix-turn-helix domain-containing protein, which translates to MIKKEPGTVFGRRLRAARLRADIPQDTLGVKIGLDEGTASARVSRYETGVHEPPFGIAVKLAAALRIPAAYFYCEDDELADVVLVWGRLTKSERKRIKPLITEELEKAKGAG; encoded by the coding sequence ATGATCAAAAAGGAACCAGGTACCGTCTTCGGGCGCCGCCTTCGAGCCGCGCGGTTGCGGGCAGACATCCCCCAAGACACGCTCGGAGTCAAGATCGGTCTGGATGAAGGGACCGCAAGTGCTCGGGTGAGCCGGTATGAGACCGGGGTGCACGAGCCGCCGTTTGGCATAGCGGTGAAGCTAGCCGCAGCCCTTCGGATACCTGCGGCGTACTTCTATTGCGAGGATGACGAGCTCGCCGATGTCGTGCTCGTTTGGGGGCGTCTTACGAAATCTGAGCGAAAACGTATCAAGCCCCTCATTACTGAGGAGCTCGAGAAGGCGAAGGGGGCCGGGTAG
- a CDS encoding IS5 family transposase: MRGADSYTESMFTMSRLDDFVPANHPLRPIRLWLNEALTRMDSVFSRMYESDAKGGRPSIAPEKLIRALLLQVLYSIRSERMLMEQISYNMLFRWFVGLAMDDVVWDHSTFSKNRDRVMAHDVMVSLSNETVETARVRGHLSGEHFSVDGTLIQAWAGHKSSVPKAKSDDNSPPDGGAGSHENWHGEKRSNDTHESSTDSHARLFRKSRGTGAMLCYMGHVLTDNRHGLVVNARVTQANGTAERDTAAEMLADAAQFADTSITVGADKNYDTAGFVATCRAHGVTPHVAQNNGRAGGSAIDGRTTRWAGYAVSQRKRKCIEQVFGWSKTVGRIRQAMFRSLHRVDQLFLLTQAAYNLTRMRTLAAKAA, encoded by the coding sequence ATGCGCGGAGCGGACAGCTATACAGAGTCGATGTTCACGATGTCCAGGCTCGATGACTTCGTTCCGGCCAATCACCCGTTGCGACCGATTCGGCTGTGGTTGAACGAAGCGCTCACTCGTATGGATTCGGTCTTTTCGCGCATGTACGAGAGCGACGCGAAGGGCGGACGCCCAAGTATCGCGCCGGAGAAGCTGATTCGCGCACTGCTGTTGCAAGTGCTGTATTCGATTCGCAGCGAACGCATGCTGATGGAGCAAATCTCCTACAACATGCTGTTCCGCTGGTTCGTCGGACTGGCGATGGACGATGTGGTTTGGGACCACTCTACCTTCAGTAAGAACCGCGACCGAGTGATGGCCCATGATGTCATGGTCAGTCTGTCCAATGAGACGGTCGAAACAGCACGCGTGCGTGGCCACCTGTCGGGCGAGCATTTCAGCGTCGACGGCACACTCATTCAGGCTTGGGCCGGACACAAGAGCTCTGTGCCGAAGGCGAAGTCGGATGACAACTCGCCACCTGACGGCGGTGCCGGCTCTCACGAGAACTGGCATGGCGAGAAGCGTAGCAACGATACGCATGAATCCAGCACGGACAGTCACGCCCGGCTGTTTCGCAAGAGTCGTGGCACGGGCGCGATGCTTTGCTACATGGGGCACGTGCTGACTGATAACCGACACGGCCTCGTGGTGAACGCACGGGTGACGCAGGCGAATGGCACAGCCGAGCGGGACACAGCAGCCGAAATGCTTGCGGACGCCGCGCAGTTTGCCGATACGTCGATTACGGTAGGTGCTGACAAGAACTACGACACGGCTGGCTTCGTGGCGACGTGCCGCGCACACGGCGTGACGCCACATGTTGCGCAAAACAATGGCCGCGCGGGTGGCTCCGCCATCGACGGACGCACAACGCGCTGGGCCGGCTATGCCGTCAGTCAGCGCAAGCGCAAATGCATTGAGCAGGTCTTTGGCTGGAGCAAGACGGTTGGCAGGATTCGGCAGGCGATGTTTCGGAGCCTGCACCGAGTTGACCAGCTTTTCCTGTTGACTCAGGCGGCCTACAACCTGACTCGCATGCGCACGCTCGCCGCGAAAGCGGCATAG